The window CACACGACATATTTTTCAGGGACGTCCCTGCTTATACCAGCGAGACAATGAGACGCATTCTGCTCGTGTCCCAACAGCGTGGCTTGGCAGTAAAAGAGTGCAGGTACCAGACTGACCTGTCTGCAGTCCACACCTGACTCCCACTGAACATGTGTGGAAcattatgaagcacaaaatattattattgGGCAACTGAGGTCgtatatcaagcaagaatgaGGAGAAGACTTTGAAAACTTCAGTTACCACATGCTTACTGAGTGTTGCTCAAAGAAaaaatgatgtcacactgaTGTAATTTTTCTGGAacgtgttgcaggcatcaaattcagaatgagtgtatatttacgAAAAAGAACAATGAAACTCATCAGttttaacattatatatattgtctttgtactgtactGAGTTGAATATAGgttgggcggctgtggctcagaggtagagcgggtcgtccactaattggaagattgCCAGTTTGATCCCCGGTTCCTTCAggctgcatgtcaaagtatccttgggcaagatactgaacctcaaATTGCTCCTGAATGGGTCAATGTGACATGAGGTGTAAAAGAGCTTTGACCAAGTGCAGTCCAAAAAGGATTTGTGAATCCCATTTACTTAAattttacacagcatcccaacttttttggaactgGCGCTGTATTTCCAAATGGAGTGCTTCAGGTTAGGTGGGGACACTGACTAAATGGAagtttgatttattaaattcttcttcttcttcttcttcttcttcttcttcttctaaggTCCAaactattttaaatatttaaaaaaaaataaatttggtACCTGGCTCAAATTGTTTGTATCTTTGTCAAGGCAGTTCTTATGGAAAGACAGAGGTAAACCATCAACATAACATCTGATTGCATACATCAGACGGTATTGTTGCGGTCATCTTTTTACCTTTCCCCATGCTGCACAGTCACACATGGTGCCTGTGCTGCAGATTTGGGTTTCCGGGAAGGCTAACTGACGGCGGGGAGGAGAGGACGAGACAGGGGGAGGGGATGGGGGTCTGCTCTGACCTTCAAACCAAACAAACCTTGGCATGTCAACGCCATTTATCTAGCAGCTGCTACAGATGAAATCAAGCTTTagctcagtgtgtctgtgaggaGCTGATATAAGCAGGGACTTTAATGTTACAGATGATGGCACAGGTTAAACTGATGCTATGCTAACTTAACAAACCACAGTAACACTGCACACATTATTTAACTGATCATTTTGTTGGGAAGGTACCGACTGGCCCCAGGTGATGACTGTTAAActcatgtgtcactgacaggcGTCACAGAGCAACAGTCTCAGTAAAAacgcatgctaacattagccggCTAACCTGTTAGCGTCCCTAATCTCAGGTTCATTCATTCAGCAGACACGCAGTCTGGAGCCGAAACGTAATATATCTGACGCCGACATGTATCGTGATAAATAACACACGATAAATAATCCTCACTATCTATCTCTCTGTGGTTATTCAGATAAACATTTACATGTAAATTAGCTTCCAGCTTAACGTGAGGCTGGAAATGTCAGAGATGTTGCTTCGATTTGGTTTACATGGACAACTCGTGTGGGCGGGGTCTTACGGCCGGATCCACGGGCTGCAGTGTAATCGTTCTCCCCGCAAACAGTGCTGATATGGTAACCAAATCAAGCGCACATAAGCAGGCTAACCGTCCCAcctgactctgctgctgctgctggagcctCTCCTGGAGGATAGCCTGAGCCAGTCCGCCCGTCGCGCTGCCCGTTCCGGCCGGCGACTTGTCCGTGGAGAGTGTCCGGACGATATCCACCACAGCCGGGGAGGAGGCACCCACCGCCCCGCTCCTGAGCCTCAGCAGGGCCCGGCTCGCTCGCACACACATGGGGAACACAGGAGTAGCCGACATGTTGGATAGTAGCGCTAGCTGCCCGGCGAACGTATGTGAAAAGGACAAAAGCACCTGATTGGCTCAGGACGGTTTGAGTGACAGGCGGAAGGAGCGCTCAGAGCAGCGATGGGCCAcatggagagggaggagggcggGCGCAACAGCGTCCGGTCCAATCAGAAGCAAGAGAGAGTCTGACCTTCGACTGTGACAGAAAACTGCCATGATGGTTGATGACAACATGCCCAAAGTATGGTCCATTACATCACCTGTAACACAAAAACTGTCAGCTTATTGATTAACATACGGTATaaacacatatactgtatgtttctatattatattatattatattatattatattatattatattaaactacactttattacaataaaatgGCCAAATTATGCATCACCTGTGAAAGAAAAACTGTCAGCTTACGCATTATAATATAACATCATTtacgttttatttatttaaatatattctATCATAACCACCTTTATTGGCCAATTATGTGTTCACATCCAAGGAAtctgattgtttttttctctttttttttttttttgcatatacTGTACGTATCTATTTTATAATATACTACACTTTATTTAATTATACCCATGCTatcctgtttttatatttacttttcTATTTTACCTCATGTTACATTGCTGTATGATACTATGCATCCTTTCACCTTATGCTTTTGTAATTAACCCTATTATACTATATCATGATAGTATGTTACTGATTTTTAATATGTCCCTTGAATGGGCAGGTACATATAAATGTTttggaaaattaatgaattgcTATTTTCTAATGTATACAGGCCACAGTGAAACATAttcacaatttttattttttaaatatgacCTTTATTTTCCAAATTACAAATTGTATCTCCCGAGACCTATCAGCCATTTAGAGTAAACATTTTCCCACCTCTTTAAATACGCCATGTGCATACTTTGAAAACATATTAATTATCTACTTTctttcatgttgtgtgtgtgcgagtgatagagagagaaagagagatagaaaTACAAGGGTTGATCAGGTATTAttgtagacacacacatgcaatgaAATATGCACAGTGAAACCACCACATCTTTTACATAAACATTTTCAGTTCTTCTATCTTCCCTCATTCACTCTGCTTTGCTCTCTCCTCACAGGAGCTAGCATTCATTGCAATCCTCATCTTCCTCACTAGTTCCCTCCTCTCAATCTGAACTGTCAGGGAGCAATACAATAAGTTTCACACGTTTATATTATTGATTATCTGTAGAGAATAGGCCTTAAAACACGAGCATATCTGTGACCGGGGCAATGTATCCTCCAGTATACAGACATTCAAGGCCTGATAAtcacagttttaaaaatgcaattcATTAATTTACACACAGAACATGTTAAAATTATCCTTCAAGCCAATTTTCTAAAACAAAATCCCCCTAAAATTTAATAAACAtgaagaaacaacaacagcatgtaCATAATGGTTAATGTCTTTGATAGCATCATTCTGGATTTATACAAATGATCAGTATATTTTTGAATGACGGCATGAAGCTCCATGAGTCGCTGACACATCCCCGTCAGCGGACTGTGCCACCCAGGAGCAGGGACCGTTCAAGGGATATTTATATCACTATACTAATTCAGACATATTTGAAGCACCATTACTTAACCACATCATCAGTCTGGTGTGCACTGTGAAGTTAGACCTACTGACTGTGCTGTTATTAATCACACCACTGTCTCTTTATCTTGCAATATTTGTTTCCATCTACTCTTTTctaatttaaatatatatatgaacaaACTGTACAAATATTCTTGTGTCTGCCTTCATGCTTTTTACACCTGACTGCCATTTAAAATCATCTGTCTACACCGCCCCCAGTGGTCACAGGGTATAATCACACCCATTTCAAAAGATGTCAAAGGATGACATTACACACCTTGGCCACCAGAGAGTATTGTACGCACATGGATATATACACACTAACCGCTTGGTGACCACTTCCAAAGCTGACTGGGTTAGTGCTACAGTCAGTCTCAATGAAATTTATATTTTCTGTACAGTCAGGTAAACATGACCAGGAGCTCTTCATTTCTCATCTTGTCTGATACTCTATGACTATAATACTCTATAATATATTTATCCCACATAAAATTAGCAGTTATAATGCTCAGCTATTTGAAGAAATTAAATCTCACCAGCTGTTTGACTACTTGACACCTGAGGCTGCACTGCCCAGCAGACGTCATCCTAAGGTTATCATTTTCATTACAGTTGTTCCCTAAAGGTGTTCAGGCACCAACTCTAGaagttttttgtctgtttgttggtTAGTTAAATCCATAATGCGACAACAACTGTTGCCTAGAAACCTTGCAAACCATGTAAAAGACAAGAAGCCCCTGTAAAAATCAGCCAAgtctgcaaaagaaaatgttgacattgtacgtttctgcaaaccatagaaATGTTagatttgtatgttttatatgtaggctatcatatcaacatctctaaagtgacgtagtacatgagctgactgtcatcgGGAGATCAGGCGGTGGAGATAGTGGATTGTGTGACACTTAGGCGAGATGCCTGCCGAGCTGTAGACCACCgttcaagaccaacaacaacaaaagtggcTGTGTTTCAGTTTCTCCTAGCGGTTTTTCTAGCAGCTTTGTTGCCACAGAATATGTTGTTTTGGCAACCTATGGCGAATTTTACAGCAGCCTTTTAGCtgtgcaactttttttctttttttgtagcaacctgtcgctgtttttccagcggctaTTATGccaccaaacttttttttttttttccgatccatcactgtttttccagcatctTTTGTTAccattaaacttttttttgtgacccttcactgtttttccagcggcctTTTAGTCacaaatttttgttttgttttgtttttgtagcaaCCCCTTGCAGCTTGTCCCAAGGCTTTTTTGGTAGTGACCCATGGCTGTTTATCCAGCATCTTTTTAGCCcagcaaacatgtttttgtttgtttggttttttttgccatttgttgttgttttgccagTGGCCTTTTAGTTGcaaaacttttgttgttgttttgtagcaactcatcactgtttttccagcatctTTTTAGCCcagcaaacatgtttttgtttgcttgttttttgcgATTTGTCAGTGTTTTGCCAGTGGCCTTTTAGTCGCAAaacttttgttgctgttgttgtttttttgtagcaACTCGtaactgtttttccagcatctTTTTAGCCCAGCcaacatatttttgtttgtttgggttttttttgcaatttgtcgTTGTTTTGCCAGTGGTCTTTTAGTCGcaaaacttttgttgttgttgttgttgttgttgttgtttttgtagcaactcgtcactgtttttccagcatctTTTCAGCcaccaaacttttttttgttttggtagtgacccattgctgtttcagcatcttttttggccacttaacatgttttcttgttattgttgctgttgttttgcgACCTGTTGCtggttttccagcagctttttagtcaCAAAATATGAGTGGTTTTAGGCATCTCGTCACTGTTTTTTCACTGGGGAAAGTGCCATGGAAAAGTCTtcgttgttgttttattaagatatcactgtgtttcctgctgggatagtgctatgaaaagtggttgtctctaactgagacatcactgcttttccagcagacTTGTACCCCTTaattgggtattttaagccaaagcatAATATTATCCTAAccccaagtggtttttgtgcctaaacctattTAACACAGCGATatcatatctgctacataataacacacaaatgtaacatatctgaggtttacagaaatgtacaatactaACAGGGCATTGTATGGCATTGTAATGCCAccatggtgttgtaccaaccAAATCCGGCGATTTGGTCGGCAAAAATATGCCCCAGCTTACTGAGGAGCTGATGTACACTGTTTtaatgatgacatattttggACACACATTCACTAACAACCTCTGCCATTATTAGTCAAGCAGGGTTTTAGTTTTACAAACTGAACTGATCACTACTTTCCTTTTGTGCATCTGACAGGAGTGATCTGTAGAGGAGCAGAGTCACTCCACTCAGCACTGGGTCGGAATAACGGGTAGATCCTGGTCTTTCCTGGGTTGTAACCTCTGAATGCTAATAAATTACCCAGAAATGTCCCACTTGCTgtaaaggcacattctgtaaaGGAGTAGATCACAGCCCTCGTATCCACGTCGTAGAAAGAAACCAACCCTCCTTCATAATCCACAAACACCCCAAGGTTCTGGAGCTGTTGAGACAAGGAAAGCTTGACGGGAGGATTTGCATTAGCCTGGCAGTTTCCCCAATAGGACCCCAGTGTCCAGCATCCCTTTTCAGGGCTGAGGGACAAACCAGCACCCTTCCTGTTGACTGACTCTCTTGCCACTCCGACTTCCCATCCTGTTTGCCCTGTGAGCATTACTTCATAGTAAAACTTGCCGGAGGAAAACCCCTCATTTCCAAGGACAAAATGGAATGAGTCAAACCTTGTGGGGTTGTCAGGGACTCTCCTCTTGGTGCCTCCATCTCTCACTTGTTTCCTGTCCCCAGAGACAATTAGGGAGGGGTGTGCTGTGTCGGGGTCCAGAGTCACTTCTATTGCATATTGCTCCTGGATTTTCCCAAGCTCATCGTCAAATGCATTCACTGCTTGGGTTTTCATCGGTTCCTCAACTGTCTCGTCTTTATCCACCAGATTGACTTCCTGGATAACGTTCTCCATCTGTTCATTCAGCATGTCCTCCATCTTGGCTATCACACTCCACAAAGCCTCTGCCTGCAGGAAGCGTTGGACTCTGGCTGTAATGCGGAGTGTTGTGTTTGAAGGTGGGGAGAAAGATGGGAGGTCCTGGAGGAGTCTAAAGTTGTCCTCGCATGATGAAAGCTCCTCCAGCTTGGTACTCATCTGATGGTTCTCTGCAATCTCCAGCTGTAGTTGTCTGATGAGTGCTTCGgcatgctgctctgctgctttcTGCTTCTCCTCCAACAGCTCAATCAGCTTCACCTTTTTGGTTTCAATCGAGGCCGCCAGAAGAGCGAAGGCTTTGACAGTTTCCACCTTCACTTTCTCCACTTCCTGCCGACCTTGCATCATTGAGTTTTGAATCCTCTTGGTCGTGTTGCATTTCTCGCTTAGAGTGTGCTTGACTTGCCTTTTCAGAAACTTCAGCATAGTTTTCCTCTCCTTGAACTCCTCCTCTAAAGAGATGGCGCTATGCATCACATGGTCGTCTCTCAAGCATATGAGGCAAACACAGCTCTGGTCTTTCTTGCAGTAAAACTCCATCACCTTGTTGTGTTTCTTGCACACTCTGTCCTCGAGGGTCTTCACAGGGTTGATCAGCTCGTGCCACTTTAAGGCCTGAGTGTGATGTGGCTCCAGGTGAGCACTGCAGTAAGACACCAAACAGACCAGGCAGGATTTCACAGCCTTACGCTTTATCCCATGACAGACATCACAGGGCACATCCCCGGGCCCGGCAGTGGAACTACTGTCATCACCTGCAACTTTCTTCATCTTGAAAAGCTCCACCATGTCTCTGAACTCTGTGTTGACTTGCAGCTCGGGGACATTGTAGAAATTCTCCTTGCACAGTGGACACTCACTGCAGTTTCTGGAAGCCCAGTAGCTTGTGATGCAGCCCTTGCAGTAGTTGTGTCCGCAGGGAGTGGAGACGGGCTCATTGAAAACATCCAGACAGATTGAGCACAAAAATTGCTCTTCGGATGGGGAAATGTTGGCTGAGGCCATTTTATctggaggagagaagaaaaagaaaaggagaagggTAGAAGGatgaaatgataaaacaaaCTGAAGTTAACAGGTAGACTAAACAGGTGCTTCTTAATGCTGCAATCACTACGAGGATTCTTCCGAACCCACTGACTCTGCAGCAAGTTGAGCTATCCACCATGAATTTCCCGGAAATTTCCCGGAAATGTTTTACATACTCAGACATACTGATCTACCCACCCGGTATTTTACACTGAGGAAAGTAAAGAAAGAGCTAAAGTCcataaggtcagattatttttctctttagcagaaacgtttcctgatgATTTTTGTCATTGGTCACTGCAACACGTTAAGTATGCTCTGTTCTTCCagcattggattgtgttgttaatgtgctaactggctaactagcatcatgacGGTCTCCCAgcctctcacgcaggtgcagaacgtacgtgctgtTGGCCTGGTTGGTTTTTGCCGTCAGTGTCTGAAACTGAAATCATTGACAACATGGCGGgatttgacaacttcagaatgagaacgggctATCTTAAACATgtatagggtgaccatattttgatttccaaaaaagaggacactcggccggccacgagcTACCCGATACGAGCCCGACGGGTCCCAACGATAGGcctaaaatgtataaattgtattcgtgCTCGGgttggattcggtcagctttcagtgaaaatgtagtgtaaaaataaataaaatcctattgtctgtcctgtttattgcttgggcactgttatttacgtgacaacacctgaacacaacacacacacattggctgtttgtttctacctctcccctcgctggaagcctcggacctcccacCGCCCgcctcccgtctcaaacacggaggtctccctctctgtggaGCAGCCACTGCGCAcgcccagcctgttaaatagcctgtaaccatgacaactgtgtgacacaaactcagtgctttagtcattaaataatgtcgggctcggttcggtttcggacataacaaaacggaatgactgtcgggttcggacagaaatatgcggcccgtgctgcactgtaacacacacacacacacacacacacacacacacacacacacacacaaggaaaaccggacattatcatcaatttataaaaaccccccggatgccccggacaggacgtgaaaagtggacatgtccgagCAGCGGACCTCTtcgtttcaattctagtcaatgtgtgagCTTCCACCGGCTGCAtctccgtcacagctgcggcgctccggagccctccgcaacagatacgcaggacttctatttttgccggacgccggagcacaacgcagcaattcagcatggagcagatcgtgcagggcaggaagtcgtgcacagaaacaaaataaaacatctggttaattttcaaaataaaatacacagtgttcacggcggatcatatttccctgcactacaccttccatggatgaggagatgttaatcatggaggtgcacccagatgtcttcctactactcctctggttttgtgcttctgtttatagaaactacatcttgttatatcgcgcGATTATGCGTGAATACAcgagatctcgtgggtcctcgtgactcccgctgtccggcggagctgcaccgctccgcacagcaaacacagctggTGGGTGTTGATGGACGGCGGAGCATGCAGCAGATagccagcgctgccgttccacaacggacacgcatccagtgaaATTCTGGCGTAAGACAttactgcatttccagcggggattgtgcctccaaactgggtattttaagccaaaagcctaaccctaaccccatGACCTTTTATTCACCATAACCAAGAGGTTTAATTTCACTCAGAACCACAAATGTCTCCTTCatggtgctagaggaaaagtcggGGTGGGGGGTCACCAACGACCATGCCTCCAGTATATGCTGTTTTGGAAATGAAGCTCTAGctaaagttcagtcaggaaggcTGTACTTTTGCCAACCTGGTCACACTCCGTAGTCATAAAAGtccggcacttggtcagtgacgaCATTATTATTGGACATATCGCAATAtcttaatttggcacaaatgtccacgttgactcaacaatgaactaaatagatttttgtggtcaaaggtcactgtgacgttgcatctgtctcattcttgtgaacacaatatctcaagaataccttgagagAGTTTACTTCAatattggcacaaacatcatATTTGAGtgaaggatgaactgattagcctttggtggtcaaaagttaGGGTCAACACCGTCcattgcattctggtgaattggACATCTCAGAGACAAAAAGAGTCTTACTCCAAAGTCACTGAAATCCAGCGGTTGGTTGGTAACTTTCGGCATTAGACACTGACAAAGAAAGCCGTCCTTTCCAACGGCGTGATACGCAGCCAGGTGCTGTTATTCTTTAATGGTACCTGGTGTCAAGAGGAAACACAgtggacaacaacaaaaattaagtgggcaaaagtccgagtagggtgggtgggacgggtagtggatgggtcccACAACCAACGACTTTCCCCCGGGACACTGGTGTttacttcctgtaagactgtaaagccaaaccctgttcttttttttctgaacccCACCCATGTGCAAGTGTTGGCAAAGtataaccatgtgcgtttgctgttgaaggaaagaaaaagtctGTCTGCGGTGTTGTGCCTTACATGCACTAATGTATGCaaactacatttcctgtgaaaacagacaatgcatgtaacaggctgaagttgacacggcgtcccagtcCGAGTAGGCTTTATTTCAAATTGTATTAATCTTTTACTCCGTAGACTACAcctgtaatttgtatttgcatcATCCTGGTCTCTCCTGATTAAAATGCTGAAAGTCTAACACATAGAACAGCCCAGGACTCTTATCAGTCCaacatctctcacacacacacacacacacacacacactggcagttAGAAATCCCCAGTTATATCTTTGTCTCTCATTAATGTCAGTTCAGTGCAGATAACTTACTGAAACTGCAGAGTCATACTTGAGAAGGCAGAGCAGAAAACACGG is drawn from Epinephelus fuscoguttatus linkage group LG5, E.fuscoguttatus.final_Chr_v1 and contains these coding sequences:
- the LOC125888724 gene encoding E3 ubiquitin-protein ligase TRIM21-like; translation: MASANISPSEEQFLCSICLDVFNEPVSTPCGHNYCKGCITSYWASRNCSECPLCKENFYNVPELQVNTEFRDMVELFKMKKVAGDDSSSTAGPGDVPCDVCHGIKRKAVKSCLVCLVSYCSAHLEPHHTQALKWHELINPVKTLEDRVCKKHNKVMEFYCKKDQSCVCLICLRDDHVMHSAISLEEEFKERKTMLKFLKRQVKHTLSEKCNTTKRIQNSMMQGRQEVEKVKVETVKAFALLAASIETKKVKLIELLEEKQKAAEQHAEALIRQLQLEIAENHQMSTKLEELSSCEDNFRLLQDLPSFSPPSNTTLRITARVQRFLQAEALWSVIAKMEDMLNEQMENVIQEVNLVDKDETVEEPMKTQAVNAFDDELGKIQEQYAIEVTLDPDTAHPSLIVSGDRKQVRDGGTKRRVPDNPTRFDSFHFVLGNEGFSSGKFYYEVMLTGQTGWEVGVARESVNRKGAGLSLSPEKGCWTLGSYWGNCQANANPPVKLSLSQQLQNLGVFVDYEGGLVSFYDVDTRAVIYSFTECAFTASGTFLGNLLAFRGYNPGKTRIYPLFRPSAEWSDSAPLQITPVRCTKGK